The following proteins come from a genomic window of Sorghum bicolor cultivar BTx623 chromosome 3, Sorghum_bicolor_NCBIv3, whole genome shotgun sequence:
- the LOC8072364 gene encoding omega-hydroxypalmitate O-feruloyl transferase — protein sequence MRLTRRQGRAGAAMEKEEPAAAELEIPGECQYAGDPVVVRPSQPTPRHTLHLSNLDDQRFLRFSIKYLYVFASHAAVSADALRAALGRVLVDYYPLAGRLRPSDEEEGKLVVDCNAEGALFAEGRLPGLTAADFLRGRGGATPHKSWRKLHYRVEAQSFVAVPPLVVQVTWLGCGGMVLCTAINHCLCDGIGTAQFLHAWARAVRGGQDAPGAGADDDDDVALPFHDRRALRPRCPPRVAFTHPEYSSSRGISGAVVGNGNGNGNANEAAPSLLARLLGQPLAPVSLTFTAAHLLRLKRQCAPSLKCTSFEALAAHVWRAWVRALDPPGALRVKLLFSVNVRRRLKPELPRGYYGNGFVLGCAESTAAQLVTAAPSSAAAARYGVRLVQDAKECVDDDYVRSMVDLLEERRGARPDLAASLVISAWTRLGLEDLDFGAGKAAHMGPLTSEIYCVFLPVMGDPQGVTVLLSVPQAAADKFQHCCLEFLKDTDVDAKLS from the exons ATGCGATTAACGCGgcggcagggcagggcaggcgcAGCCATGGAGAAGGAAGAGCCGGCGGCGGCAGAGCTTGAGATCCCCGGCGAGTGCCAGTACGCGGGGGATCCCGTGGTGGTGCGGCCGAGCCAGCCGACGCCGCGCCACACCCTGCACCTCTCCAACCTCGACGACCAGCGGTTCCTCCGTTTCTCCATCAAGTACCTCTACGTGTTCGCGTCCCACGCCGCCGTGTCCGCCGACGCGCTGCGGGCGGCGCTGGGAAGGGTGCTCGTCGACTACTACCCGCTCGCCGGCCGGCTCCGGCCCAGCGACGAGGAGGAAGGGAAGCTCGTCGTGGACTGCAATGCCGAGGGGGCGCTCTTCGCCGAGGGACGCCTCCCGGGGCTCACCGCCGCCGACTTCCtccgcggccgcggcggcgccacgcCGCACAAGTCCTGGAGGAAGCTGCACTACAGGGTGGAGGCGCAGAGCTTCGTCGCCGTGCCACCTCTCGTCGTCCAG GTCACTTGGCTCGGCTGCGGCGGCATGGTCCTCTGCACCGCCATCAACCACTGCCTCTGCGACGGCATCGGCACCGCGCAGTTCCTCCACGCCTGGGCGCGCGCCGTGCGCGGCGGCCAAGATGCACCGGGCGccggcgccgacgacgacgacgacgttgcCCTGCCGTTCCACGACCGCCGCGCACTGCGCCCGCGCTGCCCGCCGCGCGTCGCGTTCACGCACCCGGAGTACAGCAGCAGCCGCGGCATCAGCGGCGCCGTAGTCGGCAACGGCAACGGCAACGGGAACGCGAACGAGGCGGCGCCGAGCCTGCTGGCGCGCTTGCTGGGGCAGCCGCTGGCGCCCGTGTCGCTCACCTTCACGGCGGCGCACCTGCTCCGGCTCAAGCGGCAGTGCGCGCCGTCGCTCAAGTGCACCTCCTTCGAGGCGCTGGCCGCGCACGTGTGGCGCGCGTGGGTGCGCGCCCTGGACCCGCCGGGCGCGCTCCGCGTGAAGCTGCTCTTCTCCGTGAACGTGCGGCGGCGCCTGAAGCCCGAGCTGCCCCGGGGCTACTACGGCAACGGCTTCGTGCTCGGGTGCGCCGAGTCCACGGCGGCGCAGCTGGTGACCGCTGCCCCGTCCTCGGCCGCGGCCGCGCGCTACGGAGTGCGGCTGGTGCAGGACGCCAAGGAGTGCGTGGACGACGACTACGTGCGCTCCATGGTGGACCTCCTGGAGGAGCGGCGCGGCGCCCGGCCGGACCTGGCGGCGAGCCTGGTCATCTCGGCGTGGACGCGCCTGGGGCTGGAGGACCTCGACTTTGGCGCCGGCAAGGCCGCGCACATGGGCCCGCTCACCAGCGAGATCTACTGCGTCTTCCTCCCTGTAATGGGCGACCCGCAAGGCGTCACCGTGCTCCTCTCCGTCCCGCAGGCCGCCGCCGACAAGTTCCAGCACTGCTGCCTCGAATTCCTCAAGGACACCGACGTGGACGCAAAGCTCAGCTGA